The DNA window CCCCCTGACCAttatccccattatccccactgtcccctcagtgtccccactgtcccctcagtgtccccattatccccactgtcccctctttatccccattgtcccctcagtgtcccctcagtgtcccctgtcccctcagtgtcccctgtccccgccgTGGCGCTCCGCTGGCCGTTCCCGCCGGGCGCGCTCCCGGCGCTGTCCGCCGCCTTCCTGCAGGTGGCGCTGGTGAGCGGCGCGGTGCGCGCGCTCGGGCTGTGCCTCCCGCCGCTGGGGGGCGCCTTCGGGGCCCCCGCGCGCGCCGCCGCCCTGGTGGGATCCTGCCCCCTGGCGGCGCTGCAGCTCGGCGGTGAGACCGCGAGGGGGcgctggggggactggggggggagtgggggggactgggagggactgggaggagattgggggggactgggaggggattgggagggattgggagggactgggaggggactgggagggattgggagggactgggaggggaatggggaggagtggggggggatttggggggactgggagggactgagagGGGAatgggggggactgggaggggattggtgggggattgggagggactgggaggagattgggggggactgggagggactgggaggggactgggggggactaggaggggattgggaggagATTGGAGGGGAGttggagggactgggagggaatgggaggggactgggagggactgggagggactgggaggggagtgtggggggatttggggggactgggagggactgggggagactgggagggactgggagggggctgggggggactgggaggggattggggggggattaggggggagtgggggggattggggggcagtgggagggactggggggtgATTGGGAGTGACtggggggggactgggggagagtgggagggactgggagaggattgggaggggattggaatggactgggaggggattgggaggggactgggagggactgggagcgagttggagggactgggagcgAGTGGGGGGGActggaggggattgggagggacaaggggggactgggggggactgggggggactgggagggactgggggggcactgggagcactgggaggaacAAAGGTAATTGgagtactgggagcactgggggacactgggaaggCACTgtgagggaactgggagcactgggattgaCCCAtcagccctcccagtgccctcccagtgccctcccagtgctcccagtaaggCCGTGCCCCCCAGGCCCGCTGGCGGCGGCTCTGAGCGATCGCTTTGGCCCGAGGGGCGTGGCCATGGTGGGCGGGGCCATGGCGGGGGCGGGGCTGTTCCTGGGAGCCTTCGCCACGCGCCTGGAACACCTGTACCTGAGCCTGGGGGGGCTGACAggtactgggggcactgggacggactgggacggactgggagggactgggagggactgggaggggactgggatggactgggagggactgggagggaatgATCTAGAATGATCTAGAACCTAAACCCTTGAGTAACTCCATAGAATTACCTAGAACCCAACACACATAGAGTCGTCTAGAACAGAACCCCATAGAATGAACCAGAACCCAACCCCATAGAGTGACCTAGAACCCAATCCCCATAGAGTCACCTAGAACAGAACCCCATAGAATTACTCAGAACCCAACCCACATAGAATGACCTAGAACTCAAAGCCCATAGAGTCACCTAGAATAGAACCCTGTAGAATGACTAGAACCCAACACCATAGAATGATCTAGAACCCACTCCCATAGAGTGATCTAGAACTCAAAGCCCACAGAGTCCCCTAGAACAGAACCCCATAGAATTACTCAGAACCCAACCCACATAGAATGATCTAGAACTCAAAGCCCATAGTCATCTAGAATAGAACCCTGTAGAATGACCCAGAACCCAACACCCATAGAGTAACCTAGAACTCAACACCCATAGAGTCACCTAGAACAGAACCCCATAGAATGAACCAGAACCCAACCCCATAGAGTGACCTAGAACCCAAACCCCCATAGAATTACCTAGAACATGACCCCATAGAATGACCTAGAATCCAACACCCATAGAGTCACCTAGAACAGAACCCCATAGAATTACTCAGAACCCAAACCCCCATAGAATTACCTAGAACCCCCCCATAGAATGACCTAgaacccaaaccccacagagtGACCCAGAACCCCGCTCCCCGCAGGCCTGGGCTGGTCCCTGTCCTTCACGCCCGCGCTGGGCGCCGTGTCCCGCTGGTTCCCGCAGCGCCGCACTCTGGCCACGGGGCTGGCCGTGTCCGGCGCCGCCGTGTCCGGCCTGGCGCTGACCCCGCTGGTCCCGCTGGCCCTGGACGCCTACGGCTGGCGCGGcgccctgctcctcctggccgCCGTCTCCCTGCACCTCgtggccgccgccgccctcctgcgcccgccccgctccgTTCCAGAACCTCCGGAACCTCCAGAACCGCCGGGTGAGCGCCGGGGCCTGCTGCGGCTGCTGCGGCACGGCCCCTTCCTGCGCTACGCCGCCGCCTTCGCCCTGCTGGACGCCGGCTACTACGTGCCCTTCGTGCACGGCGCCGCGCGCGCGCTGGAGCTGGGCCACGACGGCCGGCGCGCCGGCGCCGTGGTGGCCGCCATGGCGGTGCTGGACGGCGGCGGCCGCGTGGCGGCCGGCTGGCTGGCGGCCcggccggcggcggcgccgcTGCGGCACCTGGCGGCGTGGGCGGCGCTGGCCGGCTCGGCggcctggctgctgccgctgggGAGGAGTTTCGGCGCGCTGGCGGCGCTGGCGGCGGCCTACGGGGTCTGCGCCGGCGCCGTGGTGCCGCTGCAGTTCGCCGGCGTGGCCGAGGTGgtcggggccggccgggccgCGCTGGGCATCGGGCTCATGCAGATGTTCGAGAGCGTGGGGTCGCTGCTGGGGGCGCCGCTGGCTGGtacggggggagctgggggggtgTTGGGGGGTCTAGAACTCAATATTGGGGTTGGGTGATCTAGAACCCAAAATCTGggtggggagaaatggggggtTTAGGTTGGAGGAGGAGTGGGGGGTCTAGAACTCAAAactggggggctttggggaatCTAGAACCCAAAATTGAGGTGGGAAGAAAGGGGGGGGTAAATGGGGGGGTGTTGGGGGATCTAGAACCCAAAATGGGGGAAGGGGGTTGGGTAATGGTGATGTTGGGTGACCTAGAACCCAAAATTGGGCTGGGGGTTTCAATTGGAGGGGGTTGGGTGACCTAGAACGCATCATGGGGAGCACCCAAGGGTGGGCTGGGTGATCTAGAACCCGCCATGATGGGGGGGTCACCTCAGGCTTGGGTGGGAGTCCCAGTTGGGTTGGGAGGTCTAGAACCCAAAACTGGGGTGAGCGTTGGGGAATTGGGAGGTTGGGTGACCTAGAACCCATCAAGGGGAGCACCCAAGGGTGGGCTGGGGGGTCCCAGTTGGGTTGGGCGACCTAGAACCCACCATGGGGGGGTTCAGGACTCATTTTGGGGGTTCCAGACCACCCAAAAACCGCCGCCATTTTCCCAGGCTGGCTCCGCGACGTCACCGGCGACTTCACCGCCTCCTTCCTGGCCGCCGGCGCCTTCCTGGTGGCCTCGagcctcctcatcctcaccctgcccccagcccccccagaaCCGCCCCCCGGTTCCCCCCGAGCCGCTCTAGAACCGCCCGTGTGAGCCCAGAACGCGCCCCCGGCTCTCGTCCTTtctggggaggggcaggggaggggcgGTTCTAGGTACCTCAatgggggacaccccaaaaatggccttgggggggtggggggattGTTCTAGATGACCCAATCATGGAGAGGGGTCAGTTCTAGATTGTTCATTTGGgttttcagttttggggtcagttctaGGTCACTGGTTTTGGGGGTCAAGATTGGTGGGGTCGGTTCTAGGTCACCAATTTTGCGTGGTAAAGATTGGAGGCATTGGTTCTAGGTCaccaattttggggttcccagtttggggtcgGTTCTAGGTCCTCAATTTTGGGTGGTAAAGATTGGAGGGGTCAGTTCTAGGTCACAAATTTCAGGGACAGATTTGGGGCAGGGTTCGGTTCTAggtccccaattttggggttccctgttTTGGGGctcccatttttggggacagATTTGGTGGTCAGTTCTAGGTCACCCAAGGGGGAGAAGTCTGTTCTAggtccccaattttggggtggttttggggacagATTTGGGGCAGGGTTTGGTTCTAGATCAtccatttttttattccctgcttTTGGGTCAGTTCTagatcccaaatttttgggttcCCATTTCTGGGTCAGTTCTAGATCACCAATATTGGGGTTCCTTGTTTCGGGGACAGATTTGGGACCGTGCTCGGTTCTAGCTCAGCCCAGTTTTTG is part of the Catharus ustulatus isolate bCatUst1 chromosome 37, bCatUst1.pri.v2, whole genome shotgun sequence genome and encodes:
- the LOC117009903 gene encoding monocarboxylate transporter 13-like; protein product: MSPKTPSGPLRTPQNSPGPPKIPPGSPVSPVPAVALRWPFPPGALPALSAAFLQVALVSGAVRALGLCLPPLGGAFGAPARAAALVGSCPLAALQLGGPLAAALSDRFGPRGVAMVGGAMAGAGLFLGAFATRLEHLYLSLGGLTGLGWSLSFTPALGAVSRWFPQRRTLATGLAVSGAAVSGLALTPLVPLALDAYGWRGALLLLAAVSLHLVAAAALLRPPRSVPEPPEPPEPPGERRGLLRLLRHGPFLRYAAAFALLDAGYYVPFVHGAARALELGHDGRRAGAVVAAMAVLDGGGRVAAGWLAARPAAAPLRHLAAWAALAGSAAWLLPLGRSFGALAALAAAYGVCAGAVVPLQFAGVAEVVGAGRAALGIGLMQMFESVGSLLGAPLAGWLRDVTGDFTASFLAAGAFLVASSLLILTLPPAPPEPPPGSPRAALEPPV